CCTGGTCAAAGCCGTCGTTCAGGCCCACGGCGGCACGGTCACCGTCTCCAGCCAGGCGAATCAGGGGACCGAGTTCATTGTCAACCTGCCCAAGTAGGTTTGTATCCTCTGGGAACCGCGCCGGGCCAAAAGCGCCAGGGGGGCGCTCTCCAAGACGCTAGAGCGCTCGCCACCGATGCCCCCGGAACGGTGAGTCCCCTTAGGAATGCGCTCGTCCTAGCGCCTACTCATACAGGGCCGTGCGAGATTTTCGAACATCATGCTCGATCACTCTCAGTCGCTTCGTGGCCGTAAGCAACATACTTCTTGCACCGGTTTCTCGAGGTTTCTCGAGGTTTCTCGCAAGCACATTGCTACGGTTTTAATTGGGCCGAGCTGGCTGATCCACTCGGGCGTGCCACCCACGACATTCTCCTCTACCTTCAGGTCGGCAAGGATCGGGGGGTCCCTATTGGGAAAGCAGAAATACTTGGGCGGAGCCGCATGGAGACTTACAAGGGGCGTTTATCATCTTACTCAAGATCGGGCATGGGATTTTTGTAATGAGTCAATTATTCTCAGCGACTCTCGGGCAGAACGAGCTTGCAGCAGCACTGTATTTGGATTGGTATGGTTCTCATGATTGTATTGGCATTCGTGATCATGTGTTACGGATGGGGCCGATTGGTTAGCGGAATTTGTTATCGGGACTCGCCTAATTCCCCCGCATACATGACTGCCCTGGGAATGGTTACCCTAAACCTTATTGGGGGGATTCTCAACGGTCTTCGGTTGGCGTTTCCCGTTACCCTGATCGTGCTTTGTGCAACAGGATTTCTTCTCGCCGGTTTTTACATCTTTGGGAGACAGGCAAAGATGGGGACAAGAAGGGTGACCGATGATCTTAAACAGGCGTTTTCCCCGCACAACTTGATCGGCACTTGTGTGCCACTGATTCTGATTCTAGTTCTCTTGGCATTATTCGGACTCCCGTTAATGCCTACAGCAGCATTTAACTATCACGACGACTACCACGTCTATCTGGTGCGCCCGATCCGCATGTTGGCCACTGGCACCGTTGGGGACAATCCGTTCGATCTCCTAGGCCTTGATGGCCTCGGCTCACAATCGTTCTTTCAAGCATTTACTCTGGCTTGCGGGCCTGTTGATTCGGTCAATGCGTTCGATGCGGTTTTTTGCTTCGGGTTAGGTGCCTGGCTGTTGGCTGACTTCGCGCGGACACTGAGAATTCATTGGGGATTGGGTGCTCTGGCCGTCTTGACGTATGCGTTCATCAATCCGCAGTATGTGAATATTTCTCCGCTCTATTCCGGAAGTCTGATGGTTGCCGGACTCGTCATGTCCAGCTGGCTGATGTCTGAATCGATTCCAGTTTCGGGCGCGGAAATCGGATGGCGAAGTTTGTTGCCGATGGCACTGTTCTTGAGCGCTTTAGCCTCATTCAAGACGATCTTGGCGTTCTTTGCGGTGTTCTACTTTGTTGTCTTTTGGGTATTGTCGGCAGTGTCAGGGCTGCATTTGGGCAGAGTCTTGCGGGCCACAGCGCGAACCGGTGTCATGATTCTGTTGGCGGTATCACCCTGGTTGCTGGTATCAGTTCCGGTTCTTATTAAGGCACGGCGGTTAGGCGATGCCTGTCCGGCGAACGCGGATCTGACCGGCGAATTCCCCTCTCTATCCGCGCACGACATAAAGGGACTTTTCACTTTCGACGATATGTACTATGGGGGAAACCAGTGGCATTATAACCTCATTATCCTCGTCATGGCCCTTGCGGCGGCGCTTGCCTGCGTTGTGATTCTCCGACGCCAGGCCAAGTTTAATCCAATCGGATGGGCATGTCTGGGAGCAGTCTCCATGGCAACAGTGCCTGTCTACTTTCTGAACGCCCATCTCTTCGATGTCAAGACTGCACTGAGGTACGCCTGTCCGATCCTAATTGGTGCTTTTCCGGTTGGAATGTTGCTGGCTACACGAGTTTCCAAAGACTTCTGCGATGCCGCTTCCGGCATTAGAGAACGAACTTCCGGCTTGAATGTGCCAACGTTAGCTCTGGTAAGCTTGCAGTTGGTTGTTCTCTTCGTGTTTCTGGTGCCTTGCGTTGCCCGCCTCAATCGGGCGAGCCAGTTCCACACCATTCTCTCATTCGACTTCGATCCAAATTACCTCGATTATAACCGGCGTGCATTGAGCCAGGAAGAGGAGGACCGGATCCGTATGATTCAGGGAAAGATGGATTGTGGAAGAACGATCTTGGCGTGGATTGCACTGCCCATGCACTTGGATTTTACTCGGAACAGGATCCTCACAACCACCGAAGGAGGAATTGTTAACCCGTGGCTGAAATTTCCCGTCGGGGTTGATGAGAATAGCCTTCGCAAATATCTGCAGTCTTGGGGGATTCGTTATGTCCTGTTGGAAGTTGAAGGATACGGCGTGAAAACGGCACGCTTTTTTGAACCAACTTTGTCTTCGCCATTCCCATTGTACCGGAAAATGGCGAAATATAATACCTACCTGCGTCAAGCCCTTTTATCTCTTTCGGAGAAGTGTACAATTGTCCATCAAGATAGTAACTTTGTTGTCTTTGACATCGGTCCCGCAACTTGACCAAGCGCCGATTAGAAACAAAGAGCGTTGCCCCGGCACATAGAGGGTGTTCGATTCCCGGTTGAAGTTTGGGCGCTTCCACGGGGCGACTTTTTCCGCAGAGGGAGGATCGCGGTGTCCCCACTGCCGTCGAACCGCCCGCTAGGCGGGCGCATAGCGCCGCAAGTACTTAACCGCCACGGTCAGGTCTTTCGGCCAGGGGGCGGTTATTGTCAGCGGCTCACCGGTGACGGGATGCGGTAGGGCGAGGCTTTCGGCCTGGACAGCCGAGCGTGACATTAGCGGGCGCTCGGTTTGATCCGGCTTTAGGCGATAGTTCCGCTTCAACCGCGAGAGCAGCAGCGGCCGGCCGCCATACAACGCGTCGCCCACAACCGGCAGCCGAAGATCGCGCAGGTGGACTCGAATCTGGTGCAGCCGGTCGGTCAACGGCTCGCACTGCAGGAGAGCGAAACCGGAGAATCTCTCCCGGACGACAAAGGTCGTTATGGCGCGTTTGCCGCGCCTGGGGTCGGCGCGCATCGTGCCGGGCCGTGTCGGGTGGGGGGCCAACCTGGCTTCGGCCTGGAACCGTGCCTCCGCCGAATCGCCCTGTACGAGTGCCACATACACGCGGGCGGGTTTCTCCGCGCTAAACAGGTTACCCAGAGTTACCAGCACCGGTTTGCTCTTGGCCAGCAGCAGCACACCACTCGTTTCGGCATCCATCCGGTGCGCCGGCAGCAGGAAAGCGCGTCCGGCGGCTACAGCCCAGGGCGCGCCGCGCTTGATGCCCGCGTGCAGCAGCGCCACCAAGCTGGGCCGATCCGGGTCAACACAGTCAGGCGCGGCCGGTAATCCGGTCGGCTTGTCCAGCGCCAGCAAGTGCGCGTCTTCGTAGAGAATTGGGATCTCCCAAAACTCGCGCGTCGTGGGCGAAGAGAGTTTAATGGCGGCACTCATGCGGGACTGGGCTGCCTGAATGATGAATCCGCTGTCTGGAATCCAAGCCGGCAGCAGACCGACGCTTTGGGTTGTCCCCAGGCTTACGATTTTTTGGCGCTTGGCGGCGCCGGGGTCATGGTTGGCGGCTCCTGGCGAGCCAGCGGCGTGTCGCGCAGGCCCTTCTCCGCCTCGCGGCGGAACCAGTCATTGAAGGCCTCATTTTGCCGTCGCTGGCGGACGACGCCGACAAAATCAGGCAGGTTCGCGGTGATCTTAGCCTCGTCCAGCGGCAATTTGGATTTCACGTAAAGGATGACGCCGCCGTCGGGCGTCATCTGGAAATCGCTGACCTTGCCCGGAGAAGTGGAGAAGGCGATATGCTTGAATTGATTCAGATTGAGGTGTCTCTCCACCTCGGGCAACAGCCGCGTGCTGAGCGAGAAGGGGGGCAGGTCCGTCAACTTCAGCTTGGCGGCTGCGGCGATCGCGGCGGGCGTCTTGCCCTGCGCCAGCCCGTTGGTCAGGGTCTGGTAGAAGTCCGCACCCGCCTGGCGCGCCAGGATCAGCGCCTGGCTGTAGCGGTACTCGCTGACCACCTGCGGTCGGATCTGTTCCAGGGGCGGAACTTCGCTCGGGATCTTCTTGTTCAACGCAATCACATACACGGCGTCGGAGCCCTGGATCGGCCCGGCGAATGGGTCATCCGGCGTGCGGGCGAACGCCTTTTGAGCGAAGTCGAGCGCCACTCCCAAGTCGGCCGGCGGATTTTCGCGGTCAAACGGCTCGGTGAGCCCGACAGCCAGACCGTTCTCTTTGGCCATTTTGGACAGGTCTTCCGCTCGCAGCGGGTCCAGGTTGAAAAGTGGATTGGCGAAATCCGCTGCTTTTCGCCGGGC
The window above is part of the Candidatus Paceibacterota bacterium genome. Proteins encoded here:
- a CDS encoding pseudouridine synthase, producing MSAAIKLSSPTTREFWEIPILYEDAHLLALDKPTGLPAAPDCVDPDRPSLVALLHAGIKRGAPWAVAAGRAFLLPAHRMDAETSGVLLLAKSKPVLVTLGNLFSAEKPARVYVALVQGDSAEARFQAEARLAPHPTRPGTMRADPRRGKRAITTFVVRERFSGFALLQCEPLTDRLHQIRVHLRDLRLPVVGDALYGGRPLLLSRLKRNYRLKPDQTERPLMSRSAVQAESLALPHPVTGEPLTITAPWPKDLTVAVKYLRRYAPA